The Nitrospira sp. CR1.1 genomic sequence CATCCACGGCCGCCGGCAGCGGCGGGGCGGTCTTGCTGCCGAACGTCCGCGCAAAGTGCACCGACACCGAGAAGAACAGCAGCTTGATCGAGGCCTTGCCCTCCACATGCCAGGGCGTCGGCCCGGCCAATCGCCCCTTAAACGAGATTCCCATCAACAGGCGGCCGTGATACCGCAACGCCAGTGCCGCCCCGACCGCCACCTCGAAGGCTACAGGGGCGAGTTGGAGAATGGCATCGAAGCCGAGCATCCCGTCGAAGCTGAACCCGCCACCGGCCGCATGGAGATCCACCCGGGCGCCGAACTGCACCGTGTTGGAGGTGACGGCCAGATAGGCCTGGCAGCGCAACTGGAGCGAATCGCCATCGGCGAGCTGCAGCGCCAGCCGTTGTAACGCCGGCAGCCCCGGTGGCGGCGCAAAGCGCGGATGGAAGCCGCCGATGGCCAGCACGAATTGCGGCTGACGGCCCCAGCCCGCTCGCAGCGCCATGTCGCCCGTCAGCGTGAATTGCAGAATGCGCGAGTCATAGAGCGTGGCATCCAACGAGACGGTCTCGGCACTGAGATCCAACACGCCCAAAGCATCCATCCGAATCTGCACGAGCGGATGGGTCTGGTTCGGCAACAGGACTTGCAGCCGGCCCAGCACCACCACCCGGATCGGCGCGGGCAGTTCGACCAGCAGGGCCAAGTCGAGCGTGAGCAGGGTGGGGCTCCCCCAGCGCAGTTGCACCATCGGCCCGACGACATGGCGGCCGGCGGTCGGCGGGAAGACCCGGCGCAGGTCGCTGAAGATCTGGGGCGCATTCCGCAAGGGATCGGGTGGAAACAGAATCGCATTCAAGGTCCCGGTCTTGAGCCCTTCGCGGAGCACATCGGTACGGACGGTGCGGTGCAGCGCGACCAACCCCCCGATGCCGGTGAGGGTGAAGCCCAAGCCGATCGGGATCGGCGCGAAGCCTTCGGCGGTCAGGATCACGATCAAGGAATAACCGCGGCTGCCGTCGGGGAGTGTGGTGGTCAGCAGCCCCAGGGCTTTGATGGCCAGGGTCTCGGCCAACTCGAGCTGCACCATGCCGCTGTATTCGGCGCGCTGCGGATCGAAGCCCAGGAAGCCGCCGCCGGTCACCCCCGGCGTCGTCAGCGCCAGGCCGATTCCGGTCGGGGGCTGAAAGCCGAGGGAGAGATCGAGCGGCCCAAGGTTCCCGCCCCCCGGTGGGAGACGGAGGGTCGCAGCGAATCCCACCTGATCGATGGTCGCGGTGACCGGGCCAAGTTTGAGGTTGGCGCTCGTGGCGGCCACGATGTCGATACCTTGGCCGTTGCCGCTGCCGGAGGTCCGGACTGCGAGCCGCAGCAACTCGATCGAAATCATATTGAGCAGGGTGACGTGCAGGGGCAGGGTCGTTTCGAATCCAACTCCCCCTTGCAGCGAGAGCCCGCGACGGAATGACCACTCACCGGCCAGATCGAAAGGAACGGCAAGACCATTCTTTGGGAAAACCTGCGCGAGAAAACCATCAGTGTTGGAGAAATCAACCACCACCTCGCCCTGCTCCACGGCGAAAGCAATCGTCGGGTCGACTGAGGCGCGAGCCGGTGCGCCCGAGTCGACATGCAGGCCCAGTTTCACGGAAGACCGAATGTTCTGCATGGCCAAGCGAGAGCCTTCCGACGAGCCGATCACGACAAAAGGGTCAGCCTCGCCCGTACGGGCGAACTGAGCCCCCACAGTCACGTCTATCGCGGTGCCTGCCGGCAACTGGAAATCGAGATCCAAGGGCGGACGAATGGAAGCGGTCAGATCACTACTGACGCGGACGACCGTGTCGAAGGTCACCTGCCACGCGCTCTCGGCGATGGTGTCGCTGCGCTCGATCGAGGCCGGTGCCCGCAACGTCACGTCGAGGCCGGGCGGCGAGAATGTCGGGTTGACCTCTGCGTTGAATCCGAAGGCTTCCAACAGCGCCGGCTCACCGGCCGGCTGCAGGATCTCAGCGGGAATGCCGAATTTCTCGTTCAGCAACCTCTGCAACATCCTGAACAGCGTCAGGCCGTCGAACGACGGCGCGCCCCAGCCATAGACTTCACGCAACAATCCCGCCGGGTCGGTGAAGAGCTGCAGCAGGCGAGGGAGGTGCAGGGTCTTCCGGACGTAGGGACCTTGAAGCGATCCCTCCGGCAGGCCTGGCTCGTCGACGACCTCGATCGCGCCGGTGCCGAGCAGCAGTAGAGCTACCTGAGGGAATCGGACTTCGAGGTAGTCGGCCACCAAACGGTGCAGGAGGCGTTCCGGGAACAGACGAGCGAAGGCGGCGAGTTCAGTCTTGTGTTGAGGTGAGAGGGCTGCGTCGTTACCCAGTGTTTGGAGGGCCTGCACCACTCTCTCGGTGCCTTGGAGCGTCGCGCGCAGTTGCTGCAGCAAGGCGGCGACGGTGGAGGCGATGGCTGCGCGATCGTCCTGCGTCACAGCTTGGGCCAAGTCGTTGATGAGGGGGTCTAGTTCGGCGGCAGCCGTGGCTGTGGCCGTCAGCGCGTCAGTCAGCGCGGTCGTGTCCGGCTCCATCTCGAAGACGCGCAAGCCCAACCAAGGCAGCATGTCGTCCAGCGTACCGGTTTCGGCACGCTGCACCAGCGGTTCGAATACCCGCGCGAGTTCACCGGCCAATTGTTCGAGCGATCCGACGGCTGTACTCATGGTTGCGACATGGTCCGTGATCCAATCGGGGCCGTGAAATTCTCCGTCAGCAGCATGGACACAAACGAGTGGTACCGGTCGAGGCTCTTCCGCAGCCTTGGACTACCTTGTCTGGCCAGCAGGTCCAGGCAGCGGTCGAGGTATCGCGAGGCCGATTCTTTCTCGATCGGCGGCGGACCGTCAATGGTCCTCGTGCCGTGGATGAGGCGTCGCAGGAGCGCCGGTCCCGCCGCGCGATGCCACATGGTCGCGATGCGCCGGTTGCTGTTGATCAGGCGCCGGGTTTCGCTGAAATGTCGGCTGATGGCGGCGGCGACGTGTTCGCCTTCCGGGTAGTCTTTGAGCCGCTCGCGGAGCGTGTGGAGCCAGGAGGTGAGCGGTGCAGGATTCCCGGTGAAAGCCGAAGCCGTTGGCTCGTGTTGGAACGACTCATCGGAGCCGGACGGCGGAAGGATGCGAGGTATTCCGCCGCCTCCGCCACCTCCACCGCCTCCCGCGGCTGCCGCGCGCACGGCATCGATGGCAGCTTGGATGTTGAGTTTTCCGCCACCCCATGTCGCATCCCATCCGCCGGCCGGTCTTTCGCGCGCTGTTGTCTGTAAGTGGCGCACGATGTCGGCTCTGGTGAGCCGGGGATTTTCCTCCAAGAGCAGCGCGATCGCTCCAGCCACATGGGGAGCGGCCATGCTGGTGCCGGTCAGGTCCTCATAGAGACAGCAGCAGGCATCCGGGCAGCAATCGCAACAGCGGCCGCGCAAGTTGGCGGCATCGGCCTTGGCGGATGTGATTTCTAATCCCGGCGCCGCGATGTCCGGTTTCTGGTTGGTCGCCGTACCTCTGGCGACGGGGCCCCGGCTGGAGGAAGAGACGATCCCGGTTGATGGCCAGCAATCGCAGCGGCTCGTGCGCGAGGCGTGGTTGGCAACCGTGATGACCTGGGACGCGGTGCCTGGAATGCTGAGCGTGGCGTCGAGACTCGCTCGAACCTTCCCGTCGTCAGGAGTTTTGGGCGGAAGAAACCAGGGCGTGTTCGTGCCGCGTTCGATCCAGCAGTGAAACTCGACGGCCCCGGCATTGGGGTTCGCGAGGGTCAGCTTCCACGAACCATCGAGGATGTGTCCGCGCCGGGAACGTGCGATGGTCATGCGAAAGTTATTATTTCGGTCGTGTTCACCGTTGATGGTCCCATCGATCGAGACGCGAGTCTGTCGGTTGGCGGCAGCCGCGGGATTGGCGATAAACGGCGGCGCGGCGGCATTGGCTGGAAGGTCGGTGCCATGGTTCACGACACCGCTGGCGGCGCCGCCTGGCGCGGTGACGGTCAGGTTGAGCGTGCCGGCCCGGTCGTACCAAAGGTCCAGCAGCGCGTCGGACCTGCGACCCTTCGGCATCTCGAATTCAACTTCCAGATTGCCATTCCCCGGCACGCGACCTTGCACATGTCGGAGCATGCCGCCTTCGTTGCCGGCCGATTTGACCACGATCTGCGGATGGTGCAGGAAGTCGCCGGTTTCGACGTGGGCATCGATCGCCAACTCGACGCCGCTCGTACCGTCATGTGGCCCCAGGTTGTCGCCCTGGCTGATGTTGATGACTTTCGGTTTGTCGATGCTGCCGAGAAAACTGAAAATAAAGTCGATCGCTTCGATGAGGCGTTGGTTTTCGCCGATCTCCTCTTCGTCGGTATAGTCGTATCGAACGACGATGAGTTCGGCCTCCGGAGCCACGCCCACATAGGTTTGGCTGACGTGGCAGCAGGTAGGAGGTCTGCCGTTGCCTGCCGCGATGCCTGCGACATGCGTGCCGTGGCCCTCCCGGTTGTTGCTTGCATCGACATCCTTGGTGCGCACCCTGGCCCGGCCCTTGAGTGCGTTGGTGAGTTGCTCCTGGTTATAGACGACGCCGATATTGTTGGGGCCCCTCGTGTCACCCGCTCGGAAAGGCAACATTTGATCCCAAATCGCGAGAATCCTCGATTTCCCGTTCGCATCGACGAACGAGCCGTGTCGCCAATCGATGCCGCTGTCGATGATGCCGACGACGACGCCCTTTCCCTTGCGCGAGGGCACTCCCGTATGCACGGCGGTGGCGCGGATTTCCTTCAAGCTGAAGTTAAGTTCGCGATGCATGCGGCGCGGTCCCTCCACGGTGGTGACGTGGGGGATGGCTGCGAGATCGTCGAGCCGGTCGTAGGCGATGACGCCGGTGGCGATGCTGTAGCCTTTGCGAGGATGACGGACGAGCGTGCGCTGTACGAAGCCGATGGCGGTGAGGTCGTTCACGTTGCCGGTGAACCCGACGATGACGCCCACCTGCTCACTTTTTGCGCGGGCGCGTGTTTTCGGCACGGCTGCGGCTGCCGCACCGGCGGCCTGTTTGGTACGAAGTTTCGACCGTAGTCCGGGATCGAGCTTTTTATTCATCGTGGCATCCTCGTCACCGTTCTATCAGTACGGCAGTCTTCCCCCGCCGCCGTTTACGGGCCGGGGCCTGGCCGGCGGCGCCGAAGCGGGCCACCCGTGCCAGCACCGCCGCCGAGAGCACATAGCCCGGCTTCGGCCGCTCCGGCGGCCGCGTCGGATCCAGCAGCACGGTCTCATAGGCAATCGGCGCGGTGAGGCCGGCCTCGTCGTCCACCGCCAGGTCGTCGGCGGCGACCGTGAGACCCCCGTCTAATGGGACGAAGCTCGGCTGCGCCAACTGCTCATCCTCGCGCAAGTCTTCATACTGGGCCAGGGCGAAGGGCTCCGTCACCGGCGTCGTGCGCCAGGGTTGTGCCCCCGCGCGATCGGTGAGCGAGACCGTCACCGTCGTGGGCCCGCCAATGAGCGGGGCTGTGCCCAACTTCGTGATGGGTCTGTTCAATGGTGCGATCCGCTCGCGTACTGTCAGCTCCGCCCAGGGATGCACGCGCAGGCCGTTGGCCGGGGGCGGCGTCTCCCGGATCGTGACGACCGGCGCGCTGCTGCGGGGCACGGCTCCGCTCCAATTGCGCCGGTCGGCCAACGCAGCCGCGATCAAACCTATGACATCCACGGCCGCCGGCAGCGGCGGGGCGGTCTTGCTGCCGAACGTCCGCGCAAAGTGCACCGACACCGAGAAGAACAGCAGCTTGATCGAGGCCTTGCCCTCCACATGCCAGGGCGTCGGCCCGGCCAATCGCCCCTTAAACGAGATTCCCATCAACAGGCGGCCGTGATACCGCAACGCCAGTGCCGCCCCGACCGCCACCTCGAAGGCTA encodes the following:
- a CDS encoding S8 family serine peptidase, which gives rise to MNKKLDPGLRSKLRTKQAAGAAAAAVPKTRARAKSEQVGVIVGFTGNVNDLTAIGFVQRTLVRHPRKGYSIATGVIAYDRLDDLAAIPHVTTVEGPRRMHRELNFSLKEIRATAVHTGVPSRKGKGVVVGIIDSGIDWRHGSFVDANGKSRILAIWDQMLPFRAGDTRGPNNIGVVYNQEQLTNALKGRARVRTKDVDASNNREGHGTHVAGIAAGNGRPPTCCHVSQTYVGVAPEAELIVVRYDYTDEEEIGENQRLIEAIDFIFSFLGSIDKPKVINISQGDNLGPHDGTSGVELAIDAHVETGDFLHHPQIVVKSAGNEGGMLRHVQGRVPGNGNLEVEFEMPKGRRSDALLDLWYDRAGTLNLTVTAPGGAASGVVNHGTDLPANAAAPPFIANPAAAANRQTRVSIDGTINGEHDRNNNFRMTIARSRRGHILDGSWKLTLANPNAGAVEFHCWIERGTNTPWFLPPKTPDDGKVRASLDATLSIPGTASQVITVANHASRTSRCDCWPSTGIVSSSSRGPVARGTATNQKPDIAAPGLEITSAKADAANLRGRCCDCCPDACCCLYEDLTGTSMAAPHVAGAIALLLEENPRLTRADIVRHLQTTARERPAGGWDATWGGGKLNIQAAIDAVRAAAAGGGGGGGGGGIPRILPPSGSDESFQHEPTASAFTGNPAPLTSWLHTLRERLKDYPEGEHVAAAISRHFSETRRLINSNRRIATMWHRAAGPALLRRLIHGTRTIDGPPPIEKESASRYLDRCLDLLARQGSPRLRKSLDRYHSFVSMLLTENFTAPIGSRTMSQP